The genomic window GATCCCGAGGTTTTCTGCAATATCCTTGTAAGGCAAATCATCCAGATACATCATTACAATCGCTCTTTCCACATTGGGAAGCGTCTTTATTACAGTATACAAAAGTGAGACCTGCTGCTGTTTTTCATCATCATCTTCAATAAAATCTGCATGATTGATGTCTAACTCGTTTGTGGGCAGGCTTTTACTTTTTTTTCTGAAAAGAGTAATGGCTGTATTTAGGGCAACACGATACATCCACGTAGAAATTTTCGAGTTTCCTTTAAATGAGTCATAACTTCTCCATAATTGTAACACAATTTCCTGAAAAAGATCTTCCTCATCCTCCAAAGAATTGGTATAAAGACGCGAAACCTTGATAATCAGACCCTGATTATCCTTAATAAGCTGCGCAAATTCTTTTTCCTTTGAGGCCAATGTGGATGTATAATTTTGTTGCACGAAGATAAAGACAAAATCTTAATCTAACAATTTAATAATCTAACAATGTAACAATTATTAAAAACAATATGAATCTTCATTGTTATATTGGTACATTGCTAAATTGTTACATTTAATTGTATCTTTGCAGCCACGAGAAAGTCGGCTTGTTGATTCTTATTTCGGTAAGGGTAGGAAAGTCCGGACACCGTAGAGCAGCAAAGCGGATAACATCCGTCACCCGCGAGGGTAGGACAAGTGCAACAGAAAGGATGTACAGTTCGGCTGTAGTGAAATCAGGTAAACTCTTTGTGGTGCAATGATAAGTATATCGGTTCTTTTCAGCAATGAAAATAGGAGCTGCTCGCTCTGAAAGCCGAGGGGTAATCAGCTAAAGTTTTGCAGTAATGTAAGACGTAGATAAATAACAGGCATCTCGTTGCTTGCAATGAGACACAAAATCCGGCTTATAGATTTTCTCGTGATTTTTTCAAAAAGCTGGACGTTTGAAGCTGGAAGAGAAAAGTTTTAATGCAATGCCTTTAACCTCCATCTTCAAGCTCCCATCTTCCATCCAAATTATTCACTTTCCAAATGCTTTTTCGCTTCCTGCAATTCCGTTCTGTCCTCATTCGAAAGTTTTGGATAGGCCAGATTCATTTTTTCTAAAGTATCAATAATGATCTGTATTGCAGCGACCCTTGCAAACCATTTGTCATCTGCCGGAAGCACATACCATGGAGCATGAGCCTTTGAGGTTTCGTTGATAGCCGTTTCGTAGCACTCCATATATTTATCGAATAAAGCTCTTTCCGGAAGGTCGGCTGCGGAGAATTTCCAGTTTTTTTCCTGTTCATCGATGCGGTCGAGAAGTCTTTGTTTTTGTTCGGCTTTGGAAACGTTTAAAAATATTTTTACGATGGTAGTTCCGTTTTCAGAAAGGTGTTTTTCAAAATTCCGGATGCTTTCGTAGCGGTTTTCCCAGAATGTATTGTCAAAATCTTTTACGGATTTCCATGTTTTTTCACTTAAATTATATTCAGGATGTACCTTACACACCAACACATTTTCGTAATGCGAACGGTTGAAGATCCCGATCATTCCTTTATGAGGCAGTGCCACGTAATGTCTCCACAGGAAATCGTGCAAATATTCTTTAGAACTTGGTGTTTTAAAACTCGTTACATTACAACCCTGCGGATTCACCCCACCGAAAACATGCTCAATGAGGCTGTCTTTTCCGGCTGCATCCATTGCCTGAAGCACAACGAGAAGTGATTTGCTTCCGTCGGCATACAGTTTTTCCTGCAGTTCGCGAAGTTTTTCTTTTTCCTGGATTAATAATTGTGTTCCTTGTTCTTTAGTAAGTTTTCCTTCATATTGGGTTGAAGTTTTTTTTATCGAAAATTTTCCTTTGACTAAAAAATCATCTGAGAAATTGGTGTCCATATTTTTAATAGTTATTTAAAGATTAAAGGATTAAAGCTACATGTAAGTTTTTAGCATTACCAGCAACTAGCAACCACCAACAAGCAACTAACCACCGCCACGCAACTATCCCAACATAAATGTAATAAAAAAACCGCCTCGATGGAGACGGTTCTTTTATTTTTTGAGTAGAGCTTACTTTGCAGCAGCTACTTTTTTAGCTTGTTTTGTAGCTTTTTTCTCAGCCTTTGCTTTAGCTTTCAGTTCTTCAGCAGTCAATGGCTTTGGATCCGGAGCGTTTGCGTCTACAGTACCTTTGATGTAGATTACAGTTCTGCTGTTTGCAGGGTCATTAGAAAATACCTCAATCATTTTGTTGAATCCACCGTTGATGGCAGTATTGTATCCAACTTTGATTTTAGCTGATTTCCCTGGCATGATAGGATCTGTCTTGAATTCAGGAGTTGTACATCCGCAAGAAGCCTTTACATTAGAAACAACTAGAGGCTTGTCACCTGTGTTTGTTACCGTAAAATATCTTGTACCATCAGAATTTGGCTTGATAGTACCATAATCAAATGTAGTTTGATCAAAAGTAATAGTTTGTGCAGATGCTAGAGCAAATGTCCCGAATAATGCAATTCCTGCAATTAATTTTTTCATATTCTTGAATGTTAATATGTAAGTTAGATAAATTTTGAGAAACAAAGTTAAAAATTATTTTAATTCATACTTAAAATTTTTTTTCTTTAGACTATTTTTGCAAATTGTAAATTAAAGAAACAGAATTTATGCAGATTTCAGAAAAGTACAATCCACAGGAAACAGAACAGAAGTGGTACAATTACTGGTTGGAAAACAAATACTTCCATTCAGAGCCGAATGACAAGCCGCCTTACACTGTTGTAATTCCTCCGCCAAACGTTACGGGGATCTTACACATGGGGCATATGCTTAATAATACCATTCAGGATGTTCTGGTCCGTCGTGCAAGAATGCAGGGCTTCAATGCCTGTTGGATTCCGGGAACAGATCACGCCTCCATTGCTACGGAAGCGAAAGTTGTTGCTAAACTGAAGTCTGAAGGAGTCAATAAATCAGATATTACCCGCGAAGAATTCCTGAAACACGCTTGGGAATGGACCGACAAATACGGCGGTACGATCCTTGAGCAGTTGAAAAAGCTGGGTTGCTCTTGCGACTGGGACAGAACGCGTTTTACGATGGAGCCTAAACTTTCTCAGCAGGTAATCAAATCTTTTGTTGATCTTTACAATAAAGGTTTGATCTACAGAGGATACAGAATGGTAAACTGGGATCCGGAAGCGAAAACCAATATTTCTGATGAAGAAGTAATTTTTAAAGAACAAAACGGAAAATTATATTTCCTGAAATATAAAATCGAAGGTTCGGAAGAATTCCTTTCGGTGGCTACAACCCGTCCTGAAACGATTTTCGGAGATACTGCAGTTTGTATCAATCCTAATGATGAGAGATATGCTCATCTGAAAGGTAAAAAAGTAATCGTACCGATCGTTGACAGAATAATTCCGATCATTGAAGACGAATATGTTGACATCGAGTTCGGAACGGGAGCTTTGAAAATTACCCCTGCTCATGACGTAAACGACTACGAGATCGGACAAAAACACCATCTTCAAATGATTGATGCTTTGGATGATGACGGTAATTTGAACGAGTACGGGTTACATTACGCAGGAAAAAACAGATTTGAAGTAAGAAAGCAGATAGCGAAAGAATTAGAGGAAAAAGGTCTTTTGTTAAAGGCAGAGGATTACGTAAATAAAGTAGGAACTTCAGAAAGAACAGGTGCGGTTATCGAGCCTAAAGTTTCTGTTCAGTGGTTCCTGAAAATGTCTGAAATTGCAAAACCTGCTTTGGATGTTGTAATGGATGATGAGGTGAAATTCTATCCTGAAAAGTTTAAAAACACCTACAAACACTGGATGGAAAACATCCGCGACTGGAATATTTCCCGCCAGCTTTGGTGGGGGCAGCAAATTCCTGCGTACTATTATGGTGACGGAGAAAATGACTTTGTAGTTGCAGAAAACATCGAAGACGCTTTAGCTTTAGCTAAGGAAAAAACCGGAAACTCGAATCTCGAAATCTCGAATCTAAAACAAGACCAGGACGCTCTCGACACATGGTTCTCATCATGGTTGTGGCCAATGTCAGTTTTCGACGGTCTGCTTGATCCTGAAAATAAGGATATTAATTATTATTATCCGACTTCTGACTTGGTAACAGGTCCGGATATTATTTTCTTCTGGGTAGCGAGAATGATCATGGGCGGATTGGAGTACAGAAAAGAAGTTCCGTTCAAAAATGTTTATTTTACAGGGATTGTAAGGGATAAGCAGAGAAGAAAGATGTCAAAATCTTTAGGAAACTCACCGGATCCATTGGAATTGATGGATAAATATGGTGCAGATGGCGTTCGTGTAGGAATTTTATTAAGTTCTGCCGCAGGAAATGACCTTCTTTTTGATGAAGACTTAATGCTTCAGGGAAGAAATTTCATGTCAAAAATTTGGAGTGCTTTCCGATTGATCAACATGTGGAATCATGAGGATAAACCTGCAAATGCTACAGAAACACAGGCAATCGAATGGTTTGAAAATAAATTAAATAAAACGATTGTTGAAATTAATGATCAGTTTGAAAAATTCAGAATTTCTGATGCTTTACATTTGATTTATAAATTAATCTGGGATGATTTCTGTTCTTGGTATCTTGAAGCGATTAAACCAAACTATGGAGAAGGAATTTCTAAAGAAGTTTATCATAAAACAGTTCAGCTTTTTGAAGAATTAATGAAGCTTCTTCATCCGTTTATGCCTTTCTTAACAGAGGAATTGTGGCAGACGATTTCAGAAAGAAGCATTGAAGACGCGTTAATGATTGCTCAGCAGAAAAAAGCAGAAGCATTTAATGAAGATATTATTAAGAACTTCGAAACTGCATCCGAATTGATTTCAGGAGTTAGAAACTACCGCCAGACGAAAGGAATTTCTCCAAAAGAAGTAGTAGAAATTTATACTAATGCTTCAGAATTTTCAAACGAATCGGTTATTAAAAAATTAGCCAACGTTTCAGCAATTCATTTTGGAACAAAAACAGATAAACCAAGCTTTACATTCTTAGTGGGTGCAACGGAAGTTTCAATTCCATTAAGTGAAAACTTAGATTTAGGAGAAGAAAAAATCAAAACGGAAGAAGAATTAAAATATTTAAAAGGATTCTTAATTTCTGTAGATAAAAAGCTTTCCAATGAAAAGTTTGTTGCTAATGCAAAACCTGAAGTTGTAGAAGTTGAGCGTAAAAAACAAAAAGATGCGCAAGATAAAATTGCAATTCTGGAAGAGAAATTAAAAACTTTATAAACTCAAACCTTGAAGGTTTTAAAAAATAAAATGACACACATAGAAAACATAAAAAAACTATTCTCAAAAAGCTTCGTAGAAAATCCTTTGTTGGAGAGCTTCGAGGTGGGGAAAATTTATCTTTCCAGTGGAAAGCTTGTTGCCTGTGATCCGTTGATTACGAATGACATGAAACCCTTCAGTACAGAATTTCCCAAAGGTGATTTTTCTGTTTTGCTGCATAAAGAAAGAGAAAGTAATTGTGTTGCGTATGCAGAAATTGTTTTCAGTAATGCTGAAATTTCAGATTGGAAAATGGCTACGACAGAAGGACAGGACGTAAAAGATCTTGCAGAAGAGGAAGTTTTCGGATATCCTGTAGAAAGCGGAATGGGATGCTTTATGGATGTAGAAACCCAGAATAGCCTGAATGAATTGGAACAAAGATTGTATCATAGCAAAGGAGTAGATTTTATGGGGATTTATGAAGAATTTTTCCATGATTATTTTTTTGATGAAAATGGTGCGATCGATCAATATGCATTTTTGAAACCGGCAGAAGAAAAGCCCGGAACTATTTTTGGTTTTGAAACAGGATATGGAGAAGGTTTTTATGCAAGCTATATAGCTTTTGATAAAAATAATGTGCCGGTGAAAATTATTACAGAATTTATCGAAATTAGTTAATTAAAGTTAATTATTTTTGTACCCTAGTTCCCTTATTATAAATTTGTCCAAACACACACAATAATATTAAACTAAAACACAATGAATTTCTCATCAGAACAGCCGAAAATCATCGTTGTAGGAAGCTCATCCATAGACCTGGTTCTTGAAACAGAAAAAGTTCCGTGTCCTAACGAAACCGTTATTGCCCGCAATTCCGAAAGCTATTTTGGAGGAAAAGGGGCCAATCAGGCAGTGGGAGCAGCCAGACTCGGAGCCAGTGTATATTTCATAGGCTGCGTAGGTATGGATCCTCTTGGCCAGCAGATCATGAGAAATATGGTTGGCGAAAACGTAAACGTAGGATTTGTTTTCGAAACAGATCAGGAAGCTACAGGTACAGCGTATGTAACGACTTCCGACGGTAATGCGGCTATTGTAGTCGTGCCTGCAGCCAATAATTATCTGAGTATCGAACACGTAGAAGCGGCCGACAAATACTTTCACACGGCAGATCTAGTTCTTCTTCAGTTGGAAGTTTCTATGAAAGTGATCGAATATACCATCAAAAAGGCTAAAAAATATGGCAAAAAAGTTGGTTTATACGCTTCACCCGCACAACGTCTGTATGATGATATATTAGACAATATCGATTTTATGATCGTGAAAAGCAGCGAACTGCATATTGTTTTTGGGGAAGACCAGAGAGAAGAGATTCTTAAAAAATATTTCAACAAAGTTTTTGTGAGGGACGATATCAATTCTACCGTTTATTTTGACGGAACAGAAATGAAATACTGTAGAAACGATAAAGATAAAACCGTTTACAAAATGGGAATGGGAGACGCCTTCACATCTGGGTTTGCTGTAGCTTTATGCCATGGAAATCCTATCGAAGAATGCGTAAAGTTCGGAAATGAAGTTTCTGCAAGGGTTTCTGGTAAAAAAGGATCTCAGACAGGCCTGCCGAGAATTTCAGATTTCTTCTCATAAGCTATTTGCTACATATCGAAAGTCTTGAACTTAACATAAAATATAAAGTAAAATTTCCACTTTTATAGTGGATTTTTTCTTTTATACTATGGAAAAGTTAAGGCTTATTACCCAGGATTCCGTTGCTGTTGTTGGTCATCTCTTTTTGCCCGAAAAAAGCAATCAGAAGCTTTTGCTTATCAATTCGGCAACAGGCGTGAAACAACAGGTGTATTTCTCTTTTGCCAAGTATTTTGCTGAACAGGGATTTACGGTGATCACTTACGATTATCGCGGAATAGGGCTTTCAAAACCCGAAAAAATGAGCGGATTTCAGGCATCCATGAGAATTTGGGGTTCGGAAGATTATAAAGCTGTTACGGATTATATTAAAATTAATTTTAATGATTATCAGAAATATTGCCTCGGTCATTCCGTTGGTGCCCTGATTTTGGGAATGAATGAAGATTCTGCAATGTTTGACGAGTTTATTTTTGTAGGAACGCAGAATGCTTTTGTCGGCAATTTGAAATTCCGGACACAGATTGAGGCCTATCTCGGTTTTGGAATCGCCCAGCCTTTAACTACCGGATTGCTAGGCTATTTTCCGGCACATTGGTTTGGTCTTGGAGAAAGTCTTCCAAAAAATTGCGCATATGACTGGAGAACCTTAATTTTAAACAAGAAATCAACCAACGGTTTGTTGGAAAAAATTAATGATTATTCAAAAGAATTAACACAGAAAGTATTCGTTATCCGGGCTGAAGATGATATTTGGTTAACTGAAAAAGGGGTGAAAAGTCTGTTGAACGATACCTATCCGAATCTTAAACCTACTTACAGATTAATAAAAACTTCCGAGTCGGAAAAAGGAGAAATCGGACACGTTAATTTTTTCAGGAGTTATAATAAAAAGCTCTGGAACATTATTTTAAATGAATTGATATAAATGAAGAATCTGATCGACAACACAGTAGAATTTGTAAAAGAAAAATTAGAAGGCGCAGAAGCGGGGCATGATTGGTTTCATATCGAAAGAGTATGGAAACTGTCAAAGAAGATCGCGGAAACGGAAGAATGCAGTCAGGAAGTGGTAGAATTGGCGGCATTGCTGCATGATATTGCCGACCCCAAATTTCATAACGGTGATGAAACAATTGCATTGAAGGTTTCCCGTGAGTTTCTGGAAAGTCAAAACGCTTCGGAAGAGGTGATCGAAAAGGTTTTATTTATCATTAAAAATATTTCTTTTAAAAACAGGGAAGAAGCCCCGAAAGACCTTCCTATTGAGTTGAAAATCGTTCAGGATGCGGACAGAATTGACGCCATCGGAGCTATTGGAATCGGGCGAACTTTCAATTTCGGGGGCTTTAAAAACAATCCGATGTACGACCCGAATGTTGAGCCAAAACTGAATATGTCGAAGGAAGAGTACAAAAAATCCAACGGAACAACGATCAATCATTTCTACGAAAAACTGCTGTTGTTGAAGGATCTTATGAATACGGAAAAAGGAAAGGAAATCGCGGGAGAAAGACATGATTTTATGCTAAAGTTTCTAGATCAGTTTTATAAGGAGTGGAATGTTGACTAGCATTTCCTCAAAGCTTTTTAAAAACAGTATCTTTGTATCATGGTATTTGTGATTTTGCTTATTTTCTGGGCTTTGTTTTTTTCTCTTATTTTGTCTAAAATAAAGAAGGGAAAAGGCGCCGAGTGGGCAAAATTATTCAGGATCATTACGCTGGTTTTTTCAATTTCATTTTTTACGTATTGGTTTATCAAGAAAAGTGCAATGGGAATTGTGAAAGATTCTTTGGCATTGCAGGTGATCAATAAACTCCCGCAGCCTTTGGATTTTTATGTGATAAACCTAAACGATCCTGATGCCAACAAAGCCATTGAAACCAAACACATCGGAAAAATTCGTCCCGAATATTACAGAATCGAATACCTGAAAATGGAAAAATCCAATGAATACTGGATTGTAGGGTATTTGGGTAAGAAAAACCTGGTGTATTTTACACAGCATTCGGTTCCCAATAAAAATATCGACCAGATTATTGAGGTTCAGAATTATATTAACCAGAGCGTAAAGCTTTCTGATATTGCTAAAAAGCAGGTAGAAGCATATAATTATGAAAATATAAAACAGGGGATTTGGGTCACACTGGATTTCCTTCTGTTGTTTCTTAATTTGGTTCTACTGATCAGGAGAAAATAAATCCCCACTTACATACTAAGTCGGGACTCATTTTATAATAAATCTTTTCAGTTTTTTATCGAATCAATAAATTTTTTTAAGGATAATCTAAAATCAGCATAATTCTTTCTTTAAATTCTTCCGGACAGTTTTTGACAAGTTTATCTTTATTCTGCTTACTGATCTGGTTGGGTTCCAGCCATTCTGTGACGTCAGAACTAAGGCTATTGTTATCATAAACTCTTTTTATTCTGTCATCCTCATAAAAAGTATATTCATCACCGAGCCAGTTGGTGGTGATGCTGATTGTACAAATTTCCTTTTCCATGTCATTGTTTTTTAGAGAGTTCAACATTTATGTGTATTTATAATACTCCCTAATATAATAAATTTTACAATACGAATGGAGGTTTTTCAGTAATTTTTTTTTCGGATAAAAAAGTGAATTATTTTTATTAAAATTGGATTTTTTAAGATAATTGATTCTGAAATTGTCTGGTTAAAATAAAACTTTACGCACCCTAAAAAAGTGTTCCTGTATTTTCGGTTGCCATTTTGGGAATTAAGAGGTCAGTTTTCCACTCATCATTCATTTTTTTGATAAAATAAGCAGAAAGTAGGGGTGATGCCTTTTCAATGTTTTGATGGACAAAGAAATACAGATTCTGCAGCCCTTCTTTTTTCCATTGTTTAAGATGTTTCAGCCAGTCATCAAGTCTTTCGTAATCGCTTTCTGCATTGGCTCCTACGTAACGGATAAAGACATTCGGTGTGGTAAGACGCATATGAAGCATATCTCTTCTTCCCGCCGTATCCACGATGATATTCGTGATATTATGAGCTTCGAAAAGTTCGCAGGTTGTGTTTAAAATGTCTTCATCGGTAAACCATTCGGTATTTCTTAATTCAATTGCCAGTGGAACTTCTTTTGGCCAGTTTTTTACGAATTTTTCTAATCTTTCATAATCTTTTGGTTTAAAATTATCGTGAAGCTGTAAGAAAACCATGCCTAGTTTTTCATCAAAATTCAAAACGGCAGTGGCAAACTGAGTCACAACGTCATCAATATTCAAAAGTCTTCTGAAATGTGAAACGGTGTTGGTGATTTTAGGGAAAAACTTAAAATTTTCCGGAGTTTTTTCTTTCCAGGTCTGTACCTGTTCCGGAGTCGGCATTCCGTAGAAAGTAGCGTTTAATTCAATGGAATTGAACTGGGTTCCGTAATATGTCAATTCGTCTTTGGTACCTTTCGGATAAAACCCTTTCAGATCGGTTTTGTTCCATTTTGCACATCCGATAGAAATATTTTCTAAACCTTTTTTATTCTGGCTTAAAATTTCCTTTGTTCTTGGATGATCTTTTGGTAATGTGAAATCTATTTTGGAAGGATCTTCTACTTGTCCGAATTTCATATCTGTTGCTTTTTAAGAATTAAACAAATATAACAAAAAAAACACGCCTGAAAAAGCGTGCTTTAGTGAATATGTTGATGTTTATTATTTGGGAATTCTTAAGCTTCACAAGAAGAGCAGGTAACAAAATTTACCATCATTTCTTTAGAAACAGAAGAACTTCTTTGATAATAAAGGGTTTTTACTCCTTTTTTCCAAGCTTCGATATAAAGATAGTTGACATCTTTTACCGGCATCGTTGAAGGAATCTGTAAGTTCAGCGATTGCGCCTGATCGATATACTGCTGTCTTTGAGCAGCCTGAGAAATAATCTCCATCGGAGAAATTTCTTTAAATGTTTTGAATACTGCTTTTTCTTCTTCAGTTAATTCTTTCAAATGTTGAACAGAACCGTGGTTCAGCATAATCGTTCTCCAAGTTTCCTCGTTGTCAAGACCTTTTTCTTCTAATAATCTTGCTAAATATTTGTTCTTACGCATAAAGTTTCCTTTTGCCAGACCAGCTTTATAATAGTTAGAAGCAAACGGCTCGATTCCCGGCGAAGTCTGTCCTAAAATT from Chryseobacterium wanjuense includes these protein-coding regions:
- a CDS encoding ribokinase; the protein is MNFSSEQPKIIVVGSSSIDLVLETEKVPCPNETVIARNSESYFGGKGANQAVGAARLGASVYFIGCVGMDPLGQQIMRNMVGENVNVGFVFETDQEATGTAYVTTSDGNAAIVVVPAANNYLSIEHVEAADKYFHTADLVLLQLEVSMKVIEYTIKKAKKYGKKVGLYASPAQRLYDDILDNIDFMIVKSSELHIVFGEDQREEILKKYFNKVFVRDDINSTVYFDGTEMKYCRNDKDKTVYKMGMGDAFTSGFAVALCHGNPIEECVKFGNEVSARVSGKKGSQTGLPRISDFFS
- a CDS encoding alpha/beta hydrolase family protein codes for the protein MEKLRLITQDSVAVVGHLFLPEKSNQKLLLINSATGVKQQVYFSFAKYFAEQGFTVITYDYRGIGLSKPEKMSGFQASMRIWGSEDYKAVTDYIKINFNDYQKYCLGHSVGALILGMNEDSAMFDEFIFVGTQNAFVGNLKFRTQIEAYLGFGIAQPLTTGLLGYFPAHWFGLGESLPKNCAYDWRTLILNKKSTNGLLEKINDYSKELTQKVFVIRAEDDIWLTEKGVKSLLNDTYPNLKPTYRLIKTSESEKGEIGHVNFFRSYNKKLWNIILNELI
- a CDS encoding DUF4241 domain-containing protein, yielding MTHIENIKKLFSKSFVENPLLESFEVGKIYLSSGKLVACDPLITNDMKPFSTEFPKGDFSVLLHKERESNCVAYAEIVFSNAEISDWKMATTEGQDVKDLAEEEVFGYPVESGMGCFMDVETQNSLNELEQRLYHSKGVDFMGIYEEFFHDYFFDENGAIDQYAFLKPAEEKPGTIFGFETGYGEGFYASYIAFDKNNVPVKIITEFIEIS
- a CDS encoding valine--tRNA ligase, with the protein product MQISEKYNPQETEQKWYNYWLENKYFHSEPNDKPPYTVVIPPPNVTGILHMGHMLNNTIQDVLVRRARMQGFNACWIPGTDHASIATEAKVVAKLKSEGVNKSDITREEFLKHAWEWTDKYGGTILEQLKKLGCSCDWDRTRFTMEPKLSQQVIKSFVDLYNKGLIYRGYRMVNWDPEAKTNISDEEVIFKEQNGKLYFLKYKIEGSEEFLSVATTRPETIFGDTAVCINPNDERYAHLKGKKVIVPIVDRIIPIIEDEYVDIEFGTGALKITPAHDVNDYEIGQKHHLQMIDALDDDGNLNEYGLHYAGKNRFEVRKQIAKELEEKGLLLKAEDYVNKVGTSERTGAVIEPKVSVQWFLKMSEIAKPALDVVMDDEVKFYPEKFKNTYKHWMENIRDWNISRQLWWGQQIPAYYYGDGENDFVVAENIEDALALAKEKTGNSNLEISNLKQDQDALDTWFSSWLWPMSVFDGLLDPENKDINYYYPTSDLVTGPDIIFFWVARMIMGGLEYRKEVPFKNVYFTGIVRDKQRRKMSKSLGNSPDPLELMDKYGADGVRVGILLSSAAGNDLLFDEDLMLQGRNFMSKIWSAFRLINMWNHEDKPANATETQAIEWFENKLNKTIVEINDQFEKFRISDALHLIYKLIWDDFCSWYLEAIKPNYGEGISKEVYHKTVQLFEELMKLLHPFMPFLTEELWQTISERSIEDALMIAQQKKAEAFNEDIIKNFETASELISGVRNYRQTKGISPKEVVEIYTNASEFSNESVIKKLANVSAIHFGTKTDKPSFTFLVGATEVSIPLSENLDLGEEKIKTEEELKYLKGFLISVDKKLSNEKFVANAKPEVVEVERKKQKDAQDKIAILEEKLKTL
- a CDS encoding RNA polymerase sigma factor — translated: MASKEKEFAQLIKDNQGLIIKVSRLYTNSLEDEEDLFQEIVLQLWRSYDSFKGNSKISTWMYRVALNTAITLFRKKSKSLPTNELDINHADFIEDDDEKQQQVSLLYTVIKTLPNVERAIVMMYLDDLPYKDIAENLGITEVNARVKMNRLKKTLKEQMEKYA
- a CDS encoding PPK2 family polyphosphate kinase; the encoded protein is MDTNFSDDFLVKGKFSIKKTSTQYEGKLTKEQGTQLLIQEKEKLRELQEKLYADGSKSLLVVLQAMDAAGKDSLIEHVFGGVNPQGCNVTSFKTPSSKEYLHDFLWRHYVALPHKGMIGIFNRSHYENVLVCKVHPEYNLSEKTWKSVKDFDNTFWENRYESIRNFEKHLSENGTTIVKIFLNVSKAEQKQRLLDRIDEQEKNWKFSAADLPERALFDKYMECYETAINETSKAHAPWYVLPADDKWFARVAAIQIIIDTLEKMNLAYPKLSNEDRTELQEAKKHLESE
- a CDS encoding DUF72 domain-containing protein, which codes for MKFGQVEDPSKIDFTLPKDHPRTKEILSQNKKGLENISIGCAKWNKTDLKGFYPKGTKDELTYYGTQFNSIELNATFYGMPTPEQVQTWKEKTPENFKFFPKITNTVSHFRRLLNIDDVVTQFATAVLNFDEKLGMVFLQLHDNFKPKDYERLEKFVKNWPKEVPLAIELRNTEWFTDEDILNTTCELFEAHNITNIIVDTAGRRDMLHMRLTTPNVFIRYVGANAESDYERLDDWLKHLKQWKKEGLQNLYFFVHQNIEKASPLLSAYFIKKMNDEWKTDLLIPKMATENTGTLF
- a CDS encoding HD domain-containing protein, producing MKNLIDNTVEFVKEKLEGAEAGHDWFHIERVWKLSKKIAETEECSQEVVELAALLHDIADPKFHNGDETIALKVSREFLESQNASEEVIEKVLFIIKNISFKNREEAPKDLPIELKIVQDADRIDAIGAIGIGRTFNFGGFKNNPMYDPNVEPKLNMSKEEYKKSNGTTINHFYEKLLLLKDLMNTEKGKEIAGERHDFMLKFLDQFYKEWNVD
- a CDS encoding DUF1573 domain-containing protein yields the protein MKKLIAGIALFGTFALASAQTITFDQTTFDYGTIKPNSDGTRYFTVTNTGDKPLVVSNVKASCGCTTPEFKTDPIMPGKSAKIKVGYNTAINGGFNKMIEVFSNDPANSRTVIYIKGTVDANAPDPKPLTAEELKAKAKAEKKATKQAKKVAAAK